The DNA window CCGGTCGGGGAAGCCCCAGTCCAATGTAGACCGTTTCGTCGGTCAGGTTTTCGCCGCGAAGGTATATGCTCCCTCCAACAACGTCCGTGAAGGAGGCCAGGTCGTAGCTGAGGCGGGAGTTCAACAAGACGGAGGGAGAAGAGGGGAGGGTTACAAACACGTTTTCCTCATTTCGAGCGTACACGCCGCCGGTGTATCGAGCCTGTCCCGTGAGAGAAAGCCCAAACGAGAAGTCGTACGACACCGTGCCGGTTCCCAGCCAGGACGGCTTCTCGTCGAGTCGCTGGACGCGGCCGTTTTCCGTAATGCCCCTGGGGTGAGACCACGTCACATTTCCGTCTAGCAGGAGTGCGTCCGTCGGGGTCCAGCGGACCGTCGTTTCGAGGCCATAGATGCGTGCGCCCTGCAGGTTGATGCGTCGTTCCTTCAGGGTATCATCGGGCGTTAGTGTGCTTCTTTGCCCGACGCTACACGCGTCAATTGGGGCTTGAAGACGGACGGTGCACTTTCCAATCGTGTTCTTGACTCGATTAAGGAAAGCGGTGGATTCGACGGAGAAGGACGCCGTCCGACGCTCAATGCCGATTTCCCCAATCCAGGCGGTGACGGGTTTGAGGGTTGGATTGGGCACAAACTTTCCGATGGCCGCACCATAGAGCTCACGCATTGTGGGAAACCGGCTCTTGCGCCCCGCTGCCGCACGGAGAGCCCATCTCTCTGACAGGTCGGCACGCACTCCGGAGGTAAGCCCCCAGGCGTAAAACGGATCGCGCTCCGGAAACGGGCCTGTCTCCGGGTAGTCCGCTCCGTCGAGATTGACGCCGGCTGAAACCTCGATCTGCGAATGGACCTGGGCGTTGTATTCGAGGCCCGCGCTAACGATGTGTTGCTGAAAGACTGTTGTTGAGTCGGCCGAGGAATCCGACGGTCCATTAGGAATGGTCGTCTTCTCGTGCTGGCTCGTAAGCCCATTGACCGCCAGCGTGAGGCTCCCGAGGGGGAAGTTCTGGGTGCCGATCAGGCGTGCCCCCGCCGTGAGGTCGCGTCCCTGCTGCGTGCTCACCAATTCGTTGTACTGAACACTGCGATAGTCGGCAATGTCCTGGGCAAAACGACTTCCCCACGCGGCCCCTCGAACCGACGTGTTCGTGCCGAGGGGCGTCTGTCCGCTCAAGATCAGGGTGGACTTTTGCCAGAGGGGATATCGCCAGTAGCGCGACTGTGCATCCGTGGCGTTTCCTTCCGGTGCCACTCCTTGCTCTGCATTTACGTGGAGGAGCGACAGTCCCATCTGTCCTCCGTCAGCAAAGCGGTAACTCGCCCGTCCAAAGCCGCTAAGCAGCCGTCGGTCGGTATTCACGCGGCGGTCGTCGAGGGGTTGGTTGTTTTCGAGGGTGGCGTTGCGGGGAAGCGGCTGGTCGCCCCGGGCCGAATATTGAACGGCAGCCGTGTAGTCCCATTGCTCCGTGCGTCCCAGGTGGGTGACCGTGGCACGCCGTTGGTCGGCGGTGCCGACGGCCCCGGTCAGTTCGGTTTTTCGTCCCGGTGCGTCGAGCGTGCGGGATTGGAAATTGACGGCGCCGCCGAGGACGTTGGCGCCGTACCGAATGGAG is part of the Salinibacter sp. 10B genome and encodes:
- a CDS encoding TonB-dependent receptor; the protein is MHPPTLGQLVILAVLLLGLGTEHTQAQTGTVRGTVVEARTETPVPRANVVLRQDDQRWGTSTDSTGTFQLRVAPGQYRIEASALGFQTQGQSIVVQAEQTQRLSLALAPRRYSLNEIVVAGRQGRTTQSVSTVQRIDARTIEQQDAADVSELAPLVPATHVQTNSRGQTILYFRNAGDRQVGQFFDGALLNIPWDNRVDISLIPASVVEEITVTKGVPSIRYGANVLGGAVNFQSRTLDAPGRKTELTGAVGTADQRRATVTHLGRTEQWDYTAAVQYSARGDQPLPRNATLENNQPLDDRRVNTDRRLLSGFGRASYRFADGGQMGLSLLHVNAEQGVAPEGNATDAQSRYWRYPLWQKSTLILSGQTPLGTNTSVRGAAWGSRFAQDIADYRSVQYNELVSTQQGRDLTAGARLIGTQNFPLGSLTLAVNGLTSQHEKTTIPNGPSDSSADSTTVFQQHIVSAGLEYNAQVHSQIEVSAGVNLDGADYPETGPFPERDPFYAWGLTSGVRADLSERWALRAAAGRKSRFPTMRELYGAAIGKFVPNPTLKPVTAWIGEIGIERRTASFSVESTAFLNRVKNTIGKCTVRLQAPIDACSVGQRSTLTPDDTLKERRINLQGARIYGLETTVRWTPTDALLLDGNVTWSHPRGITENGRVQRLDEKPSWLGTGTVSYDFSFGLSLTGQARYTGGVYARNEENVFVTLPSSPSVLLNSRLSYDLASFTDVVGGSIYLRGENLTDETVYIGLGLPRPGRSFRVGVNLTL